GACGCTGACGTCGGGCGGCAGCAACAAGTACAAGAAGGGCCGGAAGGTCGCCATGAACGCGGTGTCCGGTCATCGGGACGGGTTCGTGACCGACTGTCCGGGCAACAAGCTCTACAGCAGACTCGGCTCGGTCCGTGTGTCCGCCGCGAAGTACCAGGGACGCTCCTAGACTGGCCGGTCACCCCCCGGACGGGGGGACCGCCGGCCCCAGCAGGAAGCAGAGACGAACAAGGTGACTGAAGCGATCCTCCTGGTCGGCGGCAAAGGCACCCGGCTCCGGCCGCTCACGGTGCACACGCCCAAGCCGATGGTCCCGGCGGCCGGTGTCCCGTTCCTCGCACACCAGTTGGGACGGGCGCGGGCCGCGGGTGTCGAGCACATCGTCCTGGCGACGTCCTATCTGGCCGAGGTCTTCGATCCCTACTTCGGTGACGGCTCGTCGCTCGGCCTGCGGCTGGAGTACGTCACCGAACACGAGCCGCTCGGCACCGGCGGCGCGATCCGCAACGTCGCCTCCCGGCTGGACTCCGGGCCCGACGATCCGGTCCTCATCTTCAACGGCGACATCCTGACGGGCCTGGACATCGGGGCGCTGGTCGACACCCACGCGTCGGCCGGGGCGGACGTCTCACTGCATCTGACACGGGTCGACGACCCGAGGGCGTTCGGGCTGGTGCCGACGGACGACAGCGGCCGGGTCACGGCGTTCCTGGAGAAGCCGCAGACCCCGGAGGAGATCGTCACCGACCAGATCAACGCGGGGGCGTACGTCTTCCGCCGCTCGGTGATCGACTCCATCCCGGCGGGGCGCCCGGTGTCGGTCGAACGCGAGACGTTCCCGGGCCTGTTGGAGTCGGGCGCGCATCTGCACGGCATGGTCGACTCCACGTACTGGCTGGACCTGGGCACGCCCCAGGCGTTCATCCGCGGCTCTGCGGACCTGGTCCTGGGCGTGGCCCCGTCCCCGGCGGTCCCAGGCCGCTGCGGCGACCGCCTCGTCCTCCCGTCGGCCACGGTCGCCCCGGACGCGAAGCTCACGGCGGGCACGGTGATCGGCGCGGGCGCGGTGATCGCGGCGGGCGCCCGCATCTCGGGCAGCGCGATCCTGGACAACGCGGTGATCGGCGCCGGGGCGGTCATCACGGACTCCCTGGTGGGCGCGGGGGCGCGGGTGGGCGCGCGTACGTCCCTGTCGGGCACGGTGATCGGCGACGGCGCGACGGTGGGCCCGGACAACGAACTCCGGGAGGGAGCCCGCGTCTGGTGCGACACGACGCTCCCGCCCGGCTCGATCCGCTTCTCGTCGGACGAGTAAACCGGCCCGGCCTCGACGTTTGTCCTCAATCGCCGGACGGGCTTTTTCAGCCCGTCCGGCGGGGCATTTCAAGCCCGTCCGGCGATTGAGGACAGAGCCCGGCCCGCCGGGCCCGCCGCCCACCAGGGGCCCGCCCGGCCCGGAGGCACGGGGCCCGGGGGCCGCCCCCGGTTTCGGGAAGGGGCGGGGCAGGGGAGAGGCTCCGCCCGGCGACCGCCTACCCTCGTCACAGACCCCGACCCCAAGGACCATCCCCGTGGCAGGCCGCTTCGCCCCCCGCACCCCCGCCCTCCCCACCCCCCGAACAAGCACCGGCGGCGGCACCGGGACCGGCACCTCGCGCGCGAAGACCCGTACCTGGACCCCGCCGGGCGACGCGTTCGAGCTGGGCCTCGTCCTCGGCCCCCTGCGCCGCGGCCCCGCCGACCCCACGTTCCGTACCGCGCCCGACGGCTCCGCCGTCCGCGCCACCCGGACGCCCGCCGGGCCCGGCACCCTGCGGGTCGGGCCGGCCGGCGACGGCACCGTGCACGCCGAGGCATGGGGCCCCGGCGCGGACTGGCTGCTGGAGCGGCTGCCCGAGATGCTCGGCGCCTCGGACGACCCCGCCGCCTTCGTCCCGCGCCACAGACTCCTCGCGGCTTCCCAGCGCCGCCGCCCCGGCCTGCGCCTGTGCCGTACGGGTCTCGTCCTGGAGTCGCTGATCCCGTCGATCCTGGAGCAGAAGGTCACGACGATCGAGGCGAACCGCGCCTGGCGCCATCTCGTGAGCAAGTACGGCGAGCCCGCCCCCGGCCCGTACGGCGAATCGCCCGACGGCCGTCGCGACAGCCGGATGTACGTCATGCCCGACGCCCGCGCATGGGCCATGATCCCGTCCTGGGAGTGGCACAAGGCCAATGTCGACGCCAAACGCTCCGACACCGTCGTACGCGCGGCCCGCGTCGCCCGCCGCCTGGAGGAGGCCGCCGGCATGGAGCCCGAACCCGCCGCCGCCCGGCTCCAGTTGGTCCCGGGCATCGGGCCGTGGACCGCCGCCGAGGTGCTTCAGCGGTCGAACGGCGCCCCGGACGCCGTCACCGTCGGCGACCTCCATCTGCCGGGCATCGTCGGCTACGCGCTCGCCGGCCGCCCCGACACCGACGACGCCGGGATGCTCGAACTGCTGGAGCCGTACGCCGGGCAGCGCCACCGCGCCGTACGCCTCATCCTCCTCAGCGGCCGCACACCACCACGCCGCGCCCCACGCATGTCCGTCGGCAGAATCGCCCACCTCTAGGCGCTGCCGACGGACCTCGCACGCTCACCGCACCTCGATGAAGTCCTCCGGCGCCCGCCCCGGCCTGCTCTTCGGCGGCGCCGCCGCGTGACCGACCGCCACCGCGCCCATCGGGTCCCAGTTCGCGGGCAGTTCGAGCACGTCCCGTACGACGTCGCGGCAGAACATCGTGGACGACACCCACGCGGAGCCGAGCCGCTCTCCGGCCAGCGCCACCAGGAAGTTCTGCACACCGGCGCCCGT
This window of the Streptomyces niveus genome carries:
- a CDS encoding DNA-3-methyladenine glycosylase family protein, translating into MAGRFAPRTPALPTPRTSTGGGTGTGTSRAKTRTWTPPGDAFELGLVLGPLRRGPADPTFRTAPDGSAVRATRTPAGPGTLRVGPAGDGTVHAEAWGPGADWLLERLPEMLGASDDPAAFVPRHRLLAASQRRRPGLRLCRTGLVLESLIPSILEQKVTTIEANRAWRHLVSKYGEPAPGPYGESPDGRRDSRMYVMPDARAWAMIPSWEWHKANVDAKRSDTVVRAARVARRLEEAAGMEPEPAAARLQLVPGIGPWTAAEVLQRSNGAPDAVTVGDLHLPGIVGYALAGRPDTDDAGMLELLEPYAGQRHRAVRLILLSGRTPPRRAPRMSVGRIAHL
- a CDS encoding sugar phosphate nucleotidyltransferase, whose product is MTEAILLVGGKGTRLRPLTVHTPKPMVPAAGVPFLAHQLGRARAAGVEHIVLATSYLAEVFDPYFGDGSSLGLRLEYVTEHEPLGTGGAIRNVASRLDSGPDDPVLIFNGDILTGLDIGALVDTHASAGADVSLHLTRVDDPRAFGLVPTDDSGRVTAFLEKPQTPEEIVTDQINAGAYVFRRSVIDSIPAGRPVSVERETFPGLLESGAHLHGMVDSTYWLDLGTPQAFIRGSADLVLGVAPSPAVPGRCGDRLVLPSATVAPDAKLTAGTVIGAGAVIAAGARISGSAILDNAVIGAGAVITDSLVGAGARVGARTSLSGTVIGDGATVGPDNELREGARVWCDTTLPPGSIRFSSDE